The following coding sequences lie in one Globicephala melas chromosome 15, mGloMel1.2, whole genome shotgun sequence genomic window:
- the OR2C1 gene encoding LOW QUALITY PROTEIN: olfactory receptor 2C1 (The sequence of the model RefSeq protein was modified relative to this genomic sequence to represent the inferred CDS: inserted 1 base in 1 codon; substituted 1 base at 1 genomic stop codon) produces the protein MERANSSSLESFILMGVSDHPQLEIIFFVVILFSYLLTLVGNSTMILLSSLDARLHTPMYFFLSNFSSLDLAFTTSSVPQVLIILWGSDKTISYGGCVTQLNVFLWLGATECILLLVMAFDHYVMVCWPLHYTTIMNPWLCWLLAAIACLGGLGNSVVQXFTLQLPLXGHQRVDSFLCEVPAMIKLACGDTSLNGVCTFFTTVPLSIILISYCYIAQAVLKIHSAKGQRKTFNTCLSYLVVVLLFYGSSIYGYLLPAKTSNQDKFISLFYSVVTSMVNPLIYTLRNKEVKGALRRLLGKSAEGRENYHLPSLHLYKLFLILSGQVNPLRIRQAFWKSRPAPRQLQAARSGKCDQVGESRV, from the exons ATGGAAAGGGCCAACAGCAGCTCCTTGGAGAGCTTTATTCTGATGGGTGTATCTGACCATCCCCAGCTGGAGATAATCTTTTTTGTAGTCATCCTCTTCTCCTACTTGCTGACCCTTGTTGGGAACTCAACCATGATCCTGCTTTCCAGCCTGGATGCCCGGCTCCACACACCCATGTACTTCTTCCTCAGCAACTTCTCCTCCCTGGATCTTGCTTTTACTACTAGCTCAGTCCCCCAAGTGCTGATCATCTTGTGGGGATCAGACAAGACCATCAGCTATGGTGGCTGTGTGACCCAACTCAATGTTTTCCTCTGGCTAGGGGCTACTGAGTGCATCCTGCTGTTGGTGATGGCATTTGACCACTATGTCATGGTGTGCTGGCCCCTGCACTACACCACCATCATGAACCCCTGGCTCTGCTGGCTGCTGGCTGCCATTGCCTGTTTGGGTGGCTTGGGCAACTCTGTGGTCC CCTTCACTCTGCAGCTCCCTTTGTGAGGGCACCAGAGGGTGGACAGCTTCCTGTGTGAGGTGCCCGCCATGATCAAACTAGCCTGTGGAGACACAAGTCTCAATGGTGTCTGCACCTTCTTCACCACTGTCCCATTAAGCATCATCCTGATCTCCTACTGCTACATAGCTCAGGCAGTGCTGAAGATCCACTCGGCCAAGGGACAGAGAAAGACCTTTAACACGTGCCTCTCTTATCTGGTGGTGGTACTCCTCTTTTATGGCTCTT CTATCTATGGGTATCTGCTTCCAGCTAAGACCAGCAACCAGGACAAATTCATTTCCCTCTTCTACTCTGTGGTCACATCCATGGTGAACCCTCTCATTTACACTCTGAGGAACAAGGAGGTGAAGGGGGCGCTGAGGAGGCTGCTGGGGAAGTCAGCTGAAGGAAGGGAAAACTATCATTTACCATCTCTTCATCTCTACAagctttttctcattctctctggCCAGGTGAAC